From the genome of Hymenobacter sp. PAMC 26628, one region includes:
- a CDS encoding glycoside hydrolase family 32 protein: MKSLLPCALVLLGACSSPAPPAATAPAGAPADPYRPVYHYSAPKNWINDANGLVYTNGQYQLFYQYNPQGPTPGHLAWGHATSPDLVHWVPQPTALTEYKNPDGSNTMIFSGSAVVDSANTSGLFPAGTTDGLVAFYTGHVERPGLVLRQRQELATSRDHGITWQRYAKNPVLDIGSKEFRDPKVFWYAPQHKWVMATVKADRQQVYLYESKNLTQWTFLSRWGRAGNTVKEWECPDLFELPVPGGGTKWVLLISAGGPVEQFRGQQYFLGRFDGKIFVPDQPYDEPTYLDFGKDFFAGVTFGNAPKGRRILVGWANNWAYAPTVPTGNQWRGCFAVPRELSLRRTAHGLALVQQHVAELRTLGKEVLSVPSQSIPAGASGYEVPFKGESYDLTLTLTPGIAKTLTLNVLQSAAERTTLRYDVARQTLTLDRTKSGNVDFHPMFASSLETASVPLRNGQLQLRLLVDKSVVEVFAQDGETTLTDLVFPRQHTGRITLTAEGGTAQMSALHLTDLGHTAAP; encoded by the coding sequence ATGAAATCCCTTCTTCCTTGCGCATTGGTTTTGTTGGGCGCGTGCAGCAGCCCGGCGCCGCCGGCCGCCACCGCCCCGGCGGGGGCCCCGGCCGACCCGTACCGGCCGGTGTACCACTACTCGGCGCCCAAAAACTGGATCAACGACGCCAACGGGCTGGTGTACACCAACGGCCAGTACCAGCTCTTCTACCAATACAACCCGCAGGGCCCCACGCCGGGCCACCTGGCCTGGGGCCACGCCACCAGCCCCGATCTGGTGCACTGGGTCCCGCAGCCCACGGCCCTGACGGAATACAAGAACCCCGACGGCAGCAACACGATGATCTTTTCAGGCAGCGCCGTGGTGGATTCGGCCAACACCTCGGGCCTGTTTCCGGCCGGCACCACCGACGGGCTGGTGGCCTTTTATACCGGCCACGTGGAGCGCCCGGGCCTGGTGCTGCGCCAGCGCCAGGAGCTGGCCACCAGCCGCGACCACGGTATTACCTGGCAGCGCTACGCCAAGAACCCGGTGCTCGACATCGGCAGCAAGGAGTTTCGCGACCCCAAGGTGTTTTGGTACGCCCCGCAGCACAAGTGGGTGATGGCCACCGTGAAAGCCGACCGCCAGCAGGTGTACCTCTACGAATCAAAAAACCTCACGCAGTGGACCTTTCTGAGTCGCTGGGGCCGGGCTGGCAACACGGTGAAGGAATGGGAGTGCCCCGACCTGTTTGAGCTACCCGTGCCGGGCGGCGGCACCAAGTGGGTGCTGCTGATTTCGGCGGGGGGCCCCGTCGAGCAGTTCCGCGGACAGCAGTACTTCCTGGGCCGGTTCGATGGCAAAATCTTCGTACCCGACCAGCCCTACGACGAGCCTACCTACCTGGACTTTGGCAAGGATTTCTTCGCCGGCGTCACCTTCGGCAATGCCCCCAAGGGCCGCCGCATCCTGGTGGGCTGGGCCAACAACTGGGCCTACGCCCCCACCGTGCCCACCGGCAACCAGTGGCGCGGCTGCTTTGCCGTGCCCCGCGAGTTGAGCCTGCGCCGCACGGCCCACGGCCTGGCGCTGGTGCAGCAGCACGTGGCCGAGCTGCGCACGCTGGGCAAGGAAGTGCTGAGCGTGCCAAGCCAATCCATCCCGGCCGGTGCATCGGGCTACGAAGTGCCTTTTAAAGGCGAATCCTACGACCTGACCTTGACGTTGACGCCCGGTATTGCCAAAACGCTCACCTTGAACGTGCTGCAAAGCGCCGCCGAGCGCACCACCCTGCGCTACGACGTGGCCCGGCAAACCCTGACGCTTGACCGCACTAAGTCGGGCAACGTGGACTTTCACCCCATGTTTGCCAGCAGCCTCGAAACGGCCAGCGTGCCCCTGCGCAACGGGCAGCTGCAACTGCGGCTGCTAGTCGATAAGTCGGTAGTGGAAGTGTTTGCCCAGGATGGCGAAACGACCCTTACTGACTTGGTTTTCCCGCGGCAGCACACCGGCCGCATCACCCTAACCGCCGAGGGCGGTACTGCCCAAATGTCTGCTTTGCACTTAACTGACCTCGGCCACACAGCGGCTCCCTAG
- a CDS encoding carbohydrate kinase family protein — MTIACFGEMLWDVLPTGKQPGGAPLNVAVHLHNFGADAQIISRVGRDDLGAELLDFVAAKGISTAYVQQGETHLTGAVKANVSDNNEVVYKIVQPVAWDYIQYDDALGELVAAADAFVFGSLVARSPASRDTLYQLLEHARLRVFDVNFRAPHYSREVVTYLLQQADVVKLNHHELAEITDWFGAPAAEETALPWLAERFGLQAVCVTKGADGAALWTDGQLYQRPGVPVTVQDTIGSGDAFLAALLTGRLAGQAPVDYLAFACAAGALVATYQGATPAISAAQVRALAAAPAA; from the coding sequence ATGACCATTGCCTGCTTCGGCGAAATGCTTTGGGACGTGCTCCCCACCGGCAAGCAGCCCGGGGGGGCCCCGCTCAACGTGGCGGTGCACCTGCACAACTTTGGCGCGGACGCGCAAATAATCAGCCGCGTGGGGCGCGACGACCTGGGGGCCGAGCTACTGGATTTTGTAGCCGCCAAAGGCATCAGCACCGCGTACGTGCAGCAAGGCGAAACCCACCTCACCGGCGCGGTAAAGGCCAATGTGAGCGATAACAACGAGGTGGTTTACAAGATTGTGCAGCCCGTGGCCTGGGACTACATCCAGTACGACGACGCGCTGGGCGAGCTCGTGGCCGCGGCCGATGCCTTTGTGTTTGGCAGCTTGGTGGCCCGCAGCCCGGCCTCGCGCGATACGCTGTACCAGCTGCTGGAACACGCCCGGCTCCGGGTGTTCGACGTCAATTTTAGGGCCCCGCACTACTCGCGCGAGGTGGTAACCTACCTGCTCCAGCAGGCCGACGTGGTGAAGCTCAACCACCACGAGCTGGCCGAAATCACGGACTGGTTTGGGGCCCCGGCGGCCGAGGAAACGGCCCTGCCCTGGCTAGCCGAGCGTTTCGGCCTGCAAGCCGTGTGCGTAACCAAGGGCGCCGACGGTGCCGCGCTCTGGACCGACGGCCAGCTCTACCAGCGCCCCGGCGTGCCCGTCACGGTGCAGGACACCATTGGCAGCGGCGATGCTTTCCTGGCGGCCCTGCTCACGGGCCGGCTCGCCGGGCAGGCACCCGTTGATTACCTGGCCTTTGCCTGCGCCGCCGGGGCCCTGGTGGCTACTTACCAGGGCGCCACGCCGGCCATTTCGGCCGCGCAGGTGCGGGCCCTGGCCGCCGCGCCCGCTGCTTAG
- a CDS encoding sugar porter family MFS transporter, protein MQRKVLFWSLVTALGGFLFGFDTAVISGAEKAIQQLWNLSAVEHGFTISIALIGTVIGAIFGGIPSDRLGRRQTLRWIAVLYLASAVGAALAPAWVPFLVFRFLGGLGVGASSVTAPLYISEISPARSRGRLVGLFQFNIVFGILVAYLSNYLLANVGAHSWRLMLGVQAVPAIAFLLFLFRVPESPRWLLLHGRVEEGRDVLRLIEPETVDADVAAILTSQAHSAQQSGSLFDPQYRTPVLLAVAFAFFNQVSGINAIIYYAPRIFEMTGLGQGAALLSSAGIGLINFIFTLLGVNLIDRFGRRTLMLVGSVGLIATLGLVARAFCTQQFGGVLVPVLLFVYIAFFAFSQGAVIWVFISEIFPNAVRARGQALGSSTHWVMATVIAFTFPYFAERLGGGPTFTFFCAMMVLQLVFVLRFMPETKGTSLEQADRTLVIH, encoded by the coding sequence ATGCAACGCAAGGTTCTGTTCTGGTCTTTGGTCACGGCGCTTGGCGGCTTTCTGTTCGGCTTCGATACGGCTGTGATTTCGGGGGCCGAGAAAGCCATCCAACAGCTCTGGAACCTGAGTGCCGTTGAGCACGGATTCACGATTTCCATCGCCCTCATCGGTACGGTCATCGGGGCCATCTTCGGCGGCATCCCGTCCGACCGGCTGGGCCGGCGCCAAACGCTGCGCTGGATTGCGGTGCTTTACCTGGCGTCGGCGGTGGGCGCGGCGCTGGCCCCGGCCTGGGTGCCGTTCCTGGTGTTTCGCTTCCTGGGCGGGCTGGGCGTGGGGGCCTCGTCGGTAACGGCGCCGCTCTACATCTCCGAGATTTCGCCGGCCCGCTCGCGGGGCAGGCTCGTGGGCCTGTTCCAGTTCAACATCGTGTTCGGCATCCTGGTGGCGTACTTGTCCAACTACCTGCTGGCCAACGTGGGGGCCCACTCGTGGCGCCTGATGCTGGGCGTGCAGGCCGTGCCGGCCATAGCATTTCTACTATTCTTGTTCCGGGTGCCCGAAAGCCCGCGCTGGCTGCTGCTGCACGGGCGCGTCGAGGAGGGCCGCGACGTGCTCCGCCTCATCGAGCCCGAAACGGTGGACGCCGACGTGGCCGCCATCCTCACCTCGCAGGCGCACTCGGCCCAGCAGAGCGGCTCGCTCTTCGACCCGCAGTACCGCACGCCGGTGCTGCTGGCCGTGGCCTTCGCCTTTTTCAACCAGGTGTCGGGCATCAACGCCATCATTTACTACGCCCCGCGCATTTTCGAAATGACGGGCCTGGGCCAGGGCGCGGCGCTGCTTTCGTCGGCCGGCATTGGGCTCATTAACTTCATCTTCACCTTGTTGGGCGTCAACCTGATTGACCGGTTTGGGCGACGCACGCTCATGCTGGTGGGTTCGGTGGGCCTCATTGCCACGCTGGGGCTGGTGGCGCGGGCCTTTTGTACCCAGCAGTTTGGGGGGGTGCTGGTGCCGGTGCTGCTGTTCGTGTACATCGCCTTTTTCGCGTTCTCGCAGGGGGCCGTCATCTGGGTATTCATCTCCGAGATTTTCCCGAACGCCGTGCGGGCCCGGGGCCAGGCGCTGGGCTCCAGCACGCACTGGGTGATGGCTACGGTCATCGCCTTCACCTTCCCCTACTTCGCCGAGCGGCTGGGCGGGGGCCCCACGTTCACGTTTTTCTGCGCCATGATGGTGCTCCAGCTGGTGTTCGTGCTGCGCTTCATGCCCGAAACCAAGGGCACCAGCCTCGAGCAGGCCGACCGCACGCTAGTGATTCACTAG
- a CDS encoding substrate-binding domain-containing protein, with translation MNSLHSLRRWFLLGLPLLALAGCAPSTQEPVYRIGFSQCTAGDAWRQAMRAGMEKELSFHPNVQFEVLDAHDNTALQRRQVQALIRQRVDLLIISPNQSGPLTDLTEAAYNQGIPVVVLDRRITSRLYTAYVGGNNLEVGRTAGHYAAQLLRGRGRVVEVLGAPGSSPATDREQGFRQALAAYPGLHLVAQVQGNWLPGSVRQRLPAVLRAHPDVDLIFAHNDPMGRAARQVAQALGLGPHVRIIGVDGLPGPGNGLQLVEDGALNATLLYPTGGEEAIRTALRILAHEPYEKENVLGTMVVDSTNVGTMRTQTEQLAVQRHDLGQQQRRLQAQQRRYASQETTVYLLGASLLGAILLGALAWRSSRVNRRIRRTLEGQNAEISAQRNQIAALAEEARHATEAKLRFFTNFSHELRTPLTLIQGPVEDLLTSPADLTAAQRHDLQLVRRNTQRLMQLVNQLLDFRKIDVGKMAVRATEGNLVAFVRELTDGFEKTARRRGITFRFLPAEPVVTLWFDGAILDKVFLNLLSNAFKFTPNGGQITVSLQPVAADNTVRISVEDNGRGIAEADQPHVLDWFYQGRQPSANGSGLGLALAEGLTRLHEGTLSFRSQPGVGSTFVVTLPLARPATFLDAAPGPAPGAPGPLRLDDEPPEPLPDAAVARTDATALVIEDHEEVRNFLVQKLQPHFRVRTAADGATGLRLAGETIPDVIVCDVTLPGLGGLEVAAALKGDWRTSHIPLVLLTARDAPEQQVAGVQAGADLYLTKPFNPTFLIESLRTLLRNRGQQREHFRRELSVTTATVAPQRVDQKFLADLTAAIEARLDQPALSVDDLARHLGVSQMQLYRKVKAVLGTGVSDYIQSLRLTKARQLLLVEGSTIAEVAYQTGFSSPSYFSTAFKSKYQLSPSEYKALHTPT, from the coding sequence GCTGAGCTTCCACCCCAACGTGCAATTTGAGGTGCTGGACGCGCACGACAATACCGCCTTGCAGCGGCGGCAGGTGCAGGCCCTGATCCGGCAGCGGGTGGACTTGCTCATCATCTCCCCCAACCAGTCGGGGCCCCTGACGGACCTTACTGAAGCAGCTTACAACCAAGGCATTCCGGTGGTGGTGCTGGACCGGCGCATTACTTCGCGCCTCTACACGGCCTACGTGGGCGGCAACAACCTGGAGGTGGGCCGCACGGCCGGCCACTACGCCGCGCAGCTGCTGCGCGGGCGCGGGCGCGTGGTGGAGGTACTGGGGGCCCCGGGCTCGTCGCCGGCTACCGACCGCGAGCAGGGCTTCCGGCAGGCGCTGGCGGCCTACCCGGGGCTGCACCTGGTGGCGCAGGTGCAGGGCAACTGGCTGCCGGGCTCGGTGCGCCAGCGGCTGCCGGCCGTGCTGCGCGCCCACCCGGACGTGGACCTGATTTTTGCCCACAACGACCCCATGGGCCGCGCCGCCCGCCAGGTAGCGCAGGCACTGGGCCTGGGGCCCCACGTCCGCATCATCGGCGTGGACGGATTGCCGGGGCCCGGCAACGGCTTGCAGCTGGTAGAAGACGGGGCCCTGAACGCCACGCTGCTCTACCCCACGGGCGGCGAGGAAGCCATCCGCACGGCCCTGCGCATTCTGGCCCACGAGCCTTACGAGAAGGAGAACGTGCTGGGTACCATGGTGGTGGACTCGACCAACGTGGGCACCATGCGCACCCAAACCGAGCAGCTGGCCGTGCAGCGCCACGACCTGGGCCAGCAGCAGCGGCGCCTGCAAGCCCAGCAGCGCCGCTACGCCAGCCAGGAAACCACGGTGTACCTGCTGGGCGCCAGCCTGCTGGGGGCCATACTGCTGGGGGCCCTGGCCTGGCGCTCGTCGCGCGTCAACCGGCGCATCCGGCGCACGCTGGAGGGGCAGAACGCGGAAATCAGCGCCCAGCGCAACCAAATTGCCGCGCTGGCCGAGGAAGCCCGCCACGCCACCGAGGCCAAGCTGCGCTTCTTCACCAACTTCTCGCACGAGCTGCGCACGCCCCTCACCCTCATCCAGGGCCCCGTGGAGGACCTGCTCACCAGCCCTGCCGACCTCACCGCCGCCCAGCGCCACGACCTGCAGCTGGTGCGCCGCAACACCCAGCGGCTGATGCAGCTGGTGAACCAATTGCTGGATTTCCGCAAGATTGACGTGGGCAAGATGGCCGTGCGCGCCACCGAGGGTAACCTGGTGGCCTTCGTGCGCGAACTGACGGACGGGTTTGAGAAAACGGCGCGCCGCCGCGGCATCACGTTCCGGTTTTTGCCCGCCGAGCCAGTCGTCACGCTCTGGTTCGACGGAGCCATCCTGGACAAGGTGTTCCTCAACCTCTTGTCCAACGCCTTCAAGTTCACGCCCAACGGTGGCCAGATTACCGTCAGCCTTCAGCCCGTGGCGGCCGATAACACCGTGCGCATCAGCGTGGAAGACAACGGCCGCGGCATTGCCGAAGCCGACCAGCCGCACGTGCTGGACTGGTTTTACCAGGGCCGCCAGCCTTCGGCCAACGGCTCGGGCCTGGGCCTGGCGCTGGCCGAGGGCCTCACCCGGCTGCACGAGGGCACGCTCTCGTTTCGGAGCCAGCCGGGCGTGGGCAGCACGTTTGTGGTGACGCTGCCGCTGGCCCGGCCGGCCACGTTTCTCGACGCCGCGCCCGGCCCAGCCCCCGGGGCCCCGGGGCCCCTGCGGCTCGACGACGAGCCCCCCGAGCCGCTGCCCGACGCCGCCGTGGCCCGCACCGACGCCACCGCCCTGGTCATCGAAGACCACGAGGAGGTGCGCAACTTCTTGGTGCAGAAGCTCCAGCCGCACTTCCGGGTGCGCACGGCGGCCGACGGGGCCACCGGCCTGCGCCTGGCTGGCGAAACCATTCCCGACGTGATTGTGTGCGACGTGACGCTGCCCGGGCTGGGGGGCCTGGAGGTGGCCGCTGCCCTCAAGGGCGACTGGCGCACGAGCCACATTCCGCTGGTGCTGCTCACGGCCCGCGACGCGCCCGAGCAGCAGGTAGCCGGCGTGCAGGCCGGGGCCGACCTCTACCTCACCAAGCCGTTCAACCCCACGTTCCTGATCGAAAGCCTGCGCACGCTGCTGCGCAACCGCGGCCAGCAGCGCGAGCACTTCCGGCGCGAGCTGAGCGTAACCACCGCCACCGTGGCCCCGCAGCGCGTGGACCAAAAATTCCTGGCCGACCTCACCGCCGCCATCGAGGCCCGCCTCGACCAGCCCGCCCTGAGCGTGGACGACCTGGCCCGCCACCTGGGCGTGTCGCAAATGCAGCTCTACCGCAAAGTGAAGGCCGTGCTGGGCACTGGCGTCAGCGACTACATCCAGAGCCTGCGCCTCACCAAAGCGCGGCAATTGCTGCTGGTCGAGGGCAGCACCATTGCCGAGGTCGCTTACCAAACGGGGTTCTCCTCACCCTCCTACTTCTCCACGGCCTTTAAAAGCAAGTACCAGTTGTCGCCTTCCGAGTACAAGGCGCTGCATACCCCTACCTGA